The Burkholderia mallei ATCC 23344 genome has a window encoding:
- a CDS encoding fatty acid--CoA ligase, protein MHATDQHSALNAAPSAYVYPLLVGQLLTHARGADAGRQIVYRGDVRHSYAQFRERIGRLAGALAALGVGADATVAVMDWDSHRYLESYFAIPMMGATLFTVNVRLSPRQIAHTLRDARASVVVAHADFLPLLEQVRDALGDSTCVIVACDGGAMPATSLPLAGEYERLVAAADPDYPFADFDENARAVLFYTTGTTGDPKGVCYSHRQIVLHALATAAALGAARDGQRLHRDDVYMPITPMFHVMAWGMPYIAVMLGLKIVLPGRYRAHALLDLRQAERVTFSHCVPAVLQMLLDEARLRACDLSGWKMIVGGSALPASLCRAARARRIDVFAGYGMSETGPVVALAQLRGTEGGVDVHADEDAGIDADVGAGIDVDTDVDADINANAGANASDSSVTTAAAHADDETAKRCAAGWPPPLVELRVVDAAMRDVPRDGRTPGEIVLRGPALALGYRGNPQASAALWAGGYLHTQDVAVMHGDGAIRIVDRIKDVIKTGGEWVSSLELEGLLNDIAGIRESAVVGVPDARWGERPAAVVVCERDAPLAAQDVRARLLEHVAANRISRYAVPECERIVFVDALPKTSVGKIDKKSLRRLVERID, encoded by the coding sequence GTGCACGCGACCGATCAGCATTCCGCCTTGAACGCCGCCCCGTCGGCCTACGTCTATCCGCTGCTCGTCGGGCAGTTGCTGACGCACGCGCGCGGTGCCGACGCTGGCCGACAGATCGTCTATCGCGGCGACGTGCGCCATTCGTATGCGCAGTTTCGCGAGCGCATCGGTCGGCTTGCCGGCGCGCTCGCGGCGCTCGGCGTCGGCGCGGACGCGACCGTCGCGGTGATGGACTGGGACAGCCATCGCTATCTGGAAAGTTACTTCGCTATCCCGATGATGGGCGCGACGCTGTTCACGGTGAACGTGCGACTCTCGCCGCGGCAGATCGCCCATACGCTGCGCGACGCCCGCGCGTCGGTCGTTGTCGCGCATGCGGATTTCCTGCCGCTGCTCGAACAGGTGCGCGATGCGCTCGGCGATAGCACGTGCGTGATCGTCGCGTGCGACGGTGGCGCGATGCCGGCGACGTCGCTGCCGCTCGCGGGCGAGTACGAGCGGCTCGTCGCCGCCGCCGACCCGGATTACCCGTTCGCCGATTTCGACGAGAACGCGCGCGCGGTGCTGTTCTACACGACGGGCACGACCGGCGATCCGAAGGGCGTCTGCTATAGCCACCGGCAGATCGTGCTGCACGCGCTCGCGACCGCCGCTGCGCTCGGCGCGGCGCGCGATGGCCAGCGGCTGCATCGCGACGACGTCTACATGCCGATCACGCCGATGTTTCATGTGATGGCGTGGGGCATGCCGTACATCGCGGTGATGCTCGGCCTGAAGATCGTGCTGCCGGGGCGCTACCGCGCGCACGCGCTGCTCGACCTGCGGCAAGCCGAGCGCGTCACGTTCTCGCACTGCGTGCCGGCGGTGCTGCAGATGCTGCTCGACGAGGCGCGGCTGCGCGCGTGCGATCTGTCTGGCTGGAAGATGATCGTCGGCGGCTCGGCGCTGCCGGCTTCGCTGTGCCGGGCCGCGCGCGCGCGGCGCATCGACGTGTTCGCCGGCTACGGGATGTCGGAAACCGGGCCGGTGGTCGCGCTCGCGCAGTTGCGAGGCACGGAGGGGGGCGTCGATGTCCATGCCGATGAGGATGCCGGTATCGATGCTGATGTCGGCGCCGGTATCGATGTCGATACCGATGTCGACGCGGATATCAATGCCAATGCCGGCGCCAACGCGTCCGATTCATCCGTCACGACCGCCGCCGCGCACGCGGACGACGAAACCGCCAAGCGCTGCGCCGCCGGCTGGCCGCCGCCGCTCGTCGAGCTGCGCGTCGTCGACGCAGCGATGCGCGATGTGCCGCGCGACGGCCGCACCCCGGGCGAAATCGTATTGCGCGGGCCGGCGCTCGCGCTCGGCTATCGTGGCAATCCGCAGGCGAGCGCCGCCTTGTGGGCGGGCGGCTATCTGCATACACAGGACGTCGCGGTGATGCACGGCGACGGTGCGATCCGGATCGTCGACCGCATCAAGGACGTGATCAAGACGGGCGGCGAATGGGTGTCGTCGCTCGAGCTGGAAGGGCTGCTGAACGATATCGCGGGCATTCGGGAGAGCGCGGTGGTCGGCGTGCCGGACGCGCGCTGGGGCGAGCGCCCGGCCGCTGTCGTCGTGTGCGAGCGCGACGCGCCGCTCGCCGCGCAGGACGTGCGCGCGCGGCTGCTCGAGCACGTCGCCGCGAACCGCATCAGCCGCTATGCGGTGCCGGAGTGCGAGCGCATCGTGTTCGTCGACGCGCTGCCGAAGACAAGCGTCGGCAAGATCGACAAGAAATCGCTGCGGCGCCTCGTCGAGCGGATCGACTGA
- a CDS encoding LuxR C-terminal-related transcriptional regulator: MLGRSPLPTPADGAGHSIRRRSPMPPTAPGAERAATEIVLKTVAPREPPHLLARPRLGAGDAALAGCRAVLVQAPAGFGKTSLLAQWRREHLSRGTAVAWLSADERDDPRRFLLALVQAVRTACARPTFARTLTDGPATPARELEGVTGWLAEIAQFSLDVLLIVDEAERLPDAGRRALTYVLHNAPQNLRIVVAARHGFDAHAGDLIAYGQCRLIGADALRFRLDETIALVGARVDADTCARLFELCDGWPLGLQLALAAMERAPDLRLSVEPAAAVPGALRDRLVDALIAKLAPDDERFLTGISIADMLHPALCRALTGDAHAPERLARLLRETPMFTASDDGPWCRLHTLVRDVLRMRLAQWRDDERNRLHDRASAWLAAHGMIEEAARHAHAAGRHQAAFELAERCLHDAVKQGHLQAMLDWLELLPEAELERRPRLRLAAAWALALGERHPEAARQVEQVLANPGASVELRYECALILSAAAYYADDPDRFVALFEPWARAAPVGTPWLAQVHANRLGARAILLGEPAQARRFQSAAPRADCRGEHGYVVRWGEYMTGMSYLCEGQLHLAEEVLFPALASAEIDLGRRHPLTCMLAALCATLAYEADRIEQAAALVANRLDVLERGGTPETVALAYRTAARVAAARGAEHRALDLLESLHALGVARRLPRLCVASLAEQARMHAVYYRAQTCEALVQRIDDIMRREAPRRGPLWCRSAALAQASAHAAASVAARRWPQALDALAQAGGLACEMKLGRERIESMALRAFALEQTGADGRALLAEAMDLARTFHLTRTLADAHPAVADWARRALDQASVAGGGARAAPRVVRPAQRPKAGSPRAVPSVVLTPKEREILELLGRNLSNKEIALAMTVGEETVKWHLKNLFGKLDASSRKHAVRRALVLGLLESAE, translated from the coding sequence ATGCTTGGGCGCAGCCCGCTTCCGACGCCCGCCGACGGCGCCGGCCATTCGATTCGACGCCGTTCCCCGATGCCCCCGACTGCCCCCGGCGCCGAGCGCGCCGCCACCGAGATCGTGCTCAAGACCGTCGCGCCGCGCGAGCCGCCGCATCTGCTCGCGCGGCCGCGTCTCGGCGCGGGTGACGCCGCGCTCGCCGGTTGCCGCGCCGTGCTCGTGCAGGCGCCGGCGGGTTTCGGCAAGACGTCGCTGCTCGCGCAGTGGCGGCGCGAGCATCTTTCGCGCGGCACCGCGGTTGCATGGCTGTCCGCCGACGAGCGCGACGATCCGCGGCGCTTCCTGCTCGCGCTCGTGCAGGCGGTGCGGACCGCGTGCGCGCGGCCGACGTTCGCGCGCACGCTGACCGACGGGCCGGCCACGCCCGCGCGCGAACTCGAAGGCGTCACCGGCTGGCTCGCGGAGATCGCGCAGTTCTCGCTCGACGTGCTGCTGATCGTCGACGAGGCGGAGCGCCTGCCCGACGCGGGCCGCCGCGCGCTGACCTACGTGCTGCACAACGCGCCGCAGAACCTGCGGATCGTCGTCGCCGCGCGCCACGGGTTCGATGCGCACGCAGGCGATCTGATCGCCTACGGGCAGTGCCGGCTGATCGGTGCGGACGCGCTGCGCTTTCGGCTCGACGAGACGATCGCGCTCGTCGGCGCGCGCGTCGACGCGGACACGTGCGCGCGGCTGTTCGAGCTGTGCGATGGCTGGCCGCTCGGCCTGCAGCTCGCGCTCGCGGCGATGGAGCGCGCGCCCGATCTGCGCCTGAGCGTCGAGCCGGCGGCTGCCGTGCCGGGCGCGTTGCGCGACCGGCTCGTCGATGCGCTGATCGCGAAGCTCGCGCCCGACGACGAGCGCTTCCTGACCGGCATCAGCATCGCCGACATGCTGCATCCGGCGCTCTGCCGCGCACTGACGGGCGACGCGCACGCGCCGGAGCGTCTCGCGCGGCTCCTGCGCGAGACGCCGATGTTCACCGCGTCGGACGACGGCCCGTGGTGCCGGCTGCACACGCTCGTGCGCGACGTACTGCGCATGCGGCTTGCGCAATGGCGGGACGACGAGCGCAATCGTCTGCACGATCGCGCATCGGCATGGCTCGCCGCGCACGGGATGATCGAGGAGGCGGCGCGCCACGCGCATGCGGCCGGCCGGCATCAGGCGGCGTTCGAGCTGGCCGAGCGATGTCTGCACGACGCGGTGAAGCAAGGGCACTTGCAGGCGATGCTCGACTGGCTCGAGCTGCTGCCGGAGGCCGAACTCGAGCGACGGCCGCGGCTGCGGCTCGCGGCCGCGTGGGCGCTCGCGCTCGGCGAGCGTCACCCCGAGGCGGCGCGGCAGGTCGAGCAGGTGCTCGCGAATCCCGGCGCGAGCGTCGAGCTGCGCTACGAATGCGCGCTGATCCTCAGCGCGGCCGCGTACTACGCGGACGATCCCGACCGCTTCGTCGCGCTGTTCGAGCCGTGGGCGCGGGCCGCGCCCGTCGGCACGCCGTGGCTCGCGCAGGTCCACGCGAACCGGCTCGGCGCGCGCGCGATCCTGCTCGGCGAGCCCGCGCAGGCGCGGCGCTTCCAGTCGGCCGCGCCGCGCGCCGATTGCCGCGGCGAGCACGGCTACGTGGTGCGCTGGGGCGAGTACATGACGGGCATGAGCTACCTCTGCGAAGGTCAGCTCCATCTCGCCGAAGAGGTGCTGTTCCCGGCGCTCGCCAGCGCGGAGATCGATCTCGGGCGGCGGCATCCGCTTACGTGCATGCTCGCCGCGCTGTGCGCGACGCTCGCGTATGAGGCGGACCGGATCGAACAGGCGGCCGCGCTCGTCGCGAACCGGCTCGACGTGCTCGAGCGCGGCGGCACGCCTGAGACGGTCGCGCTCGCGTACCGGACGGCGGCCCGCGTCGCGGCCGCGCGCGGCGCCGAGCATCGCGCGCTCGATCTGCTCGAATCGCTGCATGCGCTCGGCGTCGCGCGGCGGCTGCCGCGGCTATGCGTCGCGAGCCTCGCCGAGCAGGCGCGCATGCACGCGGTCTACTACCGCGCGCAGACCTGCGAGGCGCTCGTGCAGCGGATCGATGACATCATGCGGCGCGAGGCGCCGCGCCGGGGGCCGCTGTGGTGCCGCTCGGCCGCGCTTGCGCAGGCGAGCGCGCACGCGGCGGCGTCCGTCGCCGCGCGCCGCTGGCCGCAGGCGCTCGATGCGCTCGCGCAGGCGGGCGGGCTCGCCTGCGAGATGAAGCTTGGCCGCGAACGCATCGAAAGCATGGCGCTGCGCGCGTTCGCGCTCGAGCAGACAGGCGCGGACGGGCGCGCGCTGCTCGCCGAGGCGATGGATCTCGCCCGGACATTCCATCTGACGCGCACGCTGGCCGACGCGCATCCGGCCGTGGCCGACTGGGCGCGCCGCGCGCTCGACCAGGCGTCCGTCGCCGGCGGCGGCGCGCGCGCCGCGCCGCGCGTCGTGCGGCCGGCGCAGCGCCCGAAGGCGGGCAGCCCACGCGCGGTGCCGAGCGTCGTGCTGACGCCGAAGGAGCGCGAGATACTCGAATTGCTCGGGCGCAACCTGTCGAACAAGGAGATCGCGCTGGCGATGACGGTGGGCGAAGAGACCGTCAAATGGCATCTGAAGAACCTGTTCGGCAAGCTCGACGCGAGCTCGCGCAAGCACGCGGTGCGCCGCGCGCTGGTGCTGGGCCTGCTCGAATCGGCCGAGTAG
- a CDS encoding quinone oxidoreductase family protein, translating into MAHAIRFHETGGPEVLRREETQVGAPGPGEVRVRHAAVGLNFADIYFRTGLYPAKLPSGIGVEAAGIVTAVGGNVAGLAVGERVTYTGSPLGAYSTERVMPADSLIRLPDAIGFDTAAAMTMRGLTSAYLMRRIHAWQAGDTFLLHAAAGGVGLIVCQWAKLLGLNVIGTVSSDEKADIARAHGCDHVIVHRREDVAKRVRELTNGVGVAVVIDSVGKSTFAASLDSLKRRGLLVGVGTASGPFPPIDAMQLAIKGSLFFTRPALADYIADPAEKAALAGELFDHVAAGRIRIEINQRYELNDAVQAHRDLEAGRTTGSSIFVVDGD; encoded by the coding sequence ATGGCACATGCAATCCGATTCCACGAAACCGGCGGCCCCGAGGTGCTCCGCCGGGAGGAAACGCAAGTCGGCGCGCCCGGCCCCGGCGAAGTCCGCGTGCGGCACGCGGCGGTCGGCCTGAACTTCGCGGATATCTACTTTCGCACCGGCCTCTATCCGGCGAAGCTGCCGTCCGGCATCGGCGTGGAGGCCGCGGGCATCGTCACGGCGGTCGGCGGCAACGTCGCCGGGCTCGCGGTGGGCGAGCGCGTCACGTACACCGGCAGCCCGCTCGGCGCGTACAGCACCGAGCGCGTGATGCCCGCCGACAGCCTGATCCGGCTGCCGGACGCGATCGGCTTCGACACCGCCGCCGCGATGACGATGCGCGGCCTCACGTCCGCTTACCTGATGCGCCGCATCCATGCGTGGCAAGCGGGCGACACGTTCCTGCTGCACGCGGCCGCGGGCGGCGTGGGGCTGATCGTCTGCCAGTGGGCGAAGCTGCTCGGGCTGAACGTGATCGGCACCGTGTCGAGCGACGAGAAGGCGGACATCGCGCGCGCGCACGGCTGCGACCACGTGATCGTCCATCGGCGCGAGGACGTCGCCAAGCGCGTGCGCGAGCTGACGAACGGCGTCGGCGTGGCGGTCGTCATCGACAGCGTCGGCAAGAGCACGTTCGCCGCGTCGCTCGATTCGCTGAAGCGGCGCGGGCTGCTCGTCGGCGTCGGCACCGCGTCGGGGCCGTTTCCGCCGATCGACGCGATGCAGCTCGCGATCAAGGGCTCGCTGTTCTTCACGCGTCCCGCGCTCGCCGATTACATCGCCGATCCCGCCGAGAAGGCCGCGCTGGCGGGCGAGCTGTTCGACCACGTCGCCGCGGGACGCATCCGCATCGAGATCAATCAGCGCTACGAACTGAACGATGCGGTGCAGGCGCACCGCGATCTCGAAGCGGGCCGGACCACCGGCTCCTCGATTTTCGTCGTCGACGGAGACTGA
- a CDS encoding TauD/TfdA dioxygenase family protein, which produces MRIEPLTCAIGAELVGMCLADAAHDDDLFAEIRAALLAHRVLFLRDQDITRAEHVAFARRFGELEDHPVAGSDPDHPGLVRIYKTPEQPNEHYENAWHTDATWRQAPPLGCVLRCVACPEVGGDTMWANMVLAYENLPEHVKAQIADLRARHSIEASFGAAMPIDGRLALKAQFPDAEHPVVRTHPETGEKVLFVNAFTTHFTNYHTPARVRVGQDANPGAALLLGYLLSQAYIPEYQVRWRWRKNSVAIWDNRSTQHYAVMDYLPCDRRMERTAIVGDVPY; this is translated from the coding sequence ATGCGCATCGAGCCACTGACTTGCGCGATCGGCGCGGAGCTCGTCGGCATGTGCCTCGCGGACGCGGCCCATGACGACGACCTGTTCGCCGAGATCCGCGCGGCGCTGCTCGCGCACCGCGTGCTGTTCCTGCGCGACCAGGACATCACGCGCGCCGAGCACGTCGCGTTCGCGCGCCGCTTCGGCGAGCTGGAGGATCACCCGGTTGCCGGCAGCGATCCCGATCACCCCGGGCTCGTGCGGATCTACAAGACGCCCGAGCAGCCGAACGAGCACTACGAGAACGCGTGGCACACCGACGCGACGTGGCGGCAGGCGCCGCCGCTCGGCTGCGTGCTGCGCTGCGTCGCGTGCCCGGAGGTCGGCGGCGATACGATGTGGGCGAACATGGTGCTCGCCTACGAGAACCTGCCCGAGCACGTGAAGGCACAGATCGCCGATCTGCGCGCGCGCCACAGCATCGAGGCGAGCTTCGGCGCGGCGATGCCGATCGACGGGCGTCTCGCACTGAAGGCGCAATTCCCGGACGCCGAGCACCCGGTCGTGCGCACGCATCCGGAGACAGGCGAGAAGGTGCTGTTCGTCAACGCGTTCACGACGCACTTCACGAACTACCACACGCCCGCGCGCGTGCGCGTCGGGCAGGACGCGAATCCCGGCGCCGCGCTGTTGCTCGGCTATCTGCTGAGCCAGGCGTACATCCCCGAGTACCAGGTGCGCTGGCGCTGGAGGAAGAACAGCGTCGCGATCTGGGACAACCGCAGCACGCAGCACTACGCGGTGATGGACTACCTGCCGTGCGATCGCCGGATGGAGCGCACCGCGATCGTCGGTGACGTGCCGTACTGA
- a CDS encoding 3-keto-5-aminohexanoate cleavage protein, whose translation MQFFDDSLHPENMDKVVITVAPYGPEWMPEDFPEDIPVTMAEQVQKAVDCYNAGATVLHLHVRELDGRGSKRLSKFNELIAGVRAAVPDMIIQVGGSISFAPEDDGQAAKWLSDDTRHMLAELDPKPDQVTVAINTTQMNIMELLYPEYLAGTSLANPALHAAYSEMTVPAGPAWVEEHLRRLQAAGIQPHFQLTGIHALETLERLVRKGTYTGPLNLTWIGIGGGFDGPNPFNFFNFIQRVPDGCTLTAESLLKNVLPFNTMALAMGLHPRCGIEDTIIDQHGERMTSVRQIEQTVRVARELGREIASGKQARDIYRIGVQYRDADETLAANGMAPNRQPGSRRERRFAA comes from the coding sequence ATGCAATTTTTCGACGATTCGCTGCACCCGGAAAACATGGACAAGGTCGTCATCACCGTCGCGCCTTACGGCCCCGAGTGGATGCCGGAGGATTTCCCCGAGGACATTCCGGTGACGATGGCCGAGCAGGTGCAGAAGGCCGTGGATTGCTACAACGCGGGCGCGACGGTGCTGCACCTGCACGTTCGCGAGCTGGACGGCCGGGGCTCGAAGCGGCTGTCGAAATTCAACGAGCTGATCGCTGGCGTGCGCGCGGCGGTGCCCGACATGATCATCCAGGTCGGCGGCTCGATCTCGTTCGCGCCCGAGGACGACGGCCAGGCCGCGAAGTGGCTGTCCGATGACACGCGCCACATGCTCGCCGAGCTCGATCCGAAGCCGGACCAGGTGACGGTCGCGATCAACACGACGCAGATGAACATCATGGAGCTGCTGTATCCGGAGTACCTCGCGGGCACATCGCTCGCGAATCCCGCGCTGCACGCCGCGTATAGCGAGATGACGGTGCCCGCCGGCCCTGCGTGGGTCGAGGAGCATCTGCGGCGGCTGCAGGCGGCGGGTATCCAGCCGCATTTCCAGCTGACGGGCATCCATGCGCTCGAGACGCTCGAGCGGCTCGTGCGCAAGGGCACGTACACGGGGCCGCTGAACCTCACGTGGATTGGCATCGGTGGCGGCTTCGACGGCCCGAATCCGTTCAACTTCTTCAACTTCATCCAGCGCGTGCCCGACGGCTGCACGCTAACCGCCGAATCGCTGCTGAAGAACGTGCTGCCGTTCAACACGATGGCGCTCGCGATGGGCCTGCATCCGCGCTGCGGAATCGAGGACACGATCATCGATCAGCATGGCGAACGAATGACGTCGGTCCGCCAGATCGAGCAGACGGTGCGCGTCGCGCGCGAGCTCGGGCGCGAGATCGCGTCGGGCAAGCAGGCGCGCGACATCTACCGGATCGGCGTGCAGTACCGCGACGCCGACGAGACGCTCGCCGCGAACGGCATGGCGCCGAACCGCCAGCCGGGCAGCAGGCGCGAGCGGCGGTTCGCCGCGTGA